The Funiculus sociatus GB2-C1 genomic interval TTCGGCATTTGGGATCTGCTAATGCTTCAATAACTGCTTGACGATTGTCTGGTGCAAATAGGTAGCGAGTGATTGAGCCAATGATTCGAGCGCGATCGCTAGAAGGCGATCGCTCAACTAAGGTATACAAACAATCTTGGGACAGAAGCGCATCCCGCATTCGCCTGTCATAGTCATAGTCCAGCAATCCAACACCACAGATTCCCCAATCACTACCAGGATTCTGATGAAAATATTCATCAAGATAAAGTGCTTGGTGCGATTTATGAAATCCACCAACCCCAATATGCACAATTCCATTAGTAATTTGATGGCGATCGTACTCGGGTATGGGCACGTTTCCAGGTAAATGAGACAGGGATGCTTGATTCAGCTTGATTGTTGAGCCTGTGCTGGTATTGCTGTTCATGGCTTATTATTCGGTATTGCAGGAGGAGTGAAAAAGCTGGATTCAATTTTGGCTGCTCTACATCGCAAGTCGATCGCAAAACCGATCTCCAATGAAGTGGTCGCCCAGGCTATTCTTAACAAAATCTGACTTTTCAGATATCCTGCTAAGGGCATCAAGCGATCGCCTGATGCCCCGTGTCCTTACACTGGCGTTGCTGACAATATCCCGATAAGATCGTGCATCCGCTCGATAACTTGGTGGGCACCAGCCGACTGAAGAGCATCTGCACGGCTTCTTCGTTCGTTCTCGCTTATATGAGTTCCCCCTACATAACCGATAATCTGCCCAATTCCAGCGGCAACGGCAGACCTTACCCCGCTGAGAGAATCTTCAATTGCCATGCAATCGGAAACTTCAGCGCCCAGACACTTCACAGCATATAGGTAGATGTCAGGAAGCGGCTTGGGTTGCGGAACGGGGAGAGAGTTGTGAGCGCTAAAGATCCGCTCGCTTGGGAAATAGTCGGTCAAGGCAGCGGCACCCAGGCAAGCACTCAGCCGCTGTAAGCTGCTGTTACTGACTAGTGCAAATTCAAATCCGTCGTCGCGCAGGTAAGACAGTACTTCAGGCGTTCCTTCAGTCGCTTTTGCCTCTACACTAAGCCGTTCGATCGCTCTCTTTTCTTCTTGAGCCACTAGCCTGTCAATATCGCGCTCATTAAGAGCGGTTAATGAGTCTGCGTAGATCTGCTTGAGTATTTCCC includes:
- a CDS encoding HAD family hydrolase, producing MKPLQPDKVVLFDHDGTVVDSETIALKSAWRLTNEVAHEFPGAQHYELEDFIKSFAGKPYREILKQIYADSLTALNERDIDRLVAQEEKRAIERLSVEAKATEGTPEVLSYLRDDGFEFALVSNSSLQRLSACLGAAALTDYFPSERIFSAHNSLPVPQPKPLPDIYLYAVKCLGAEVSDCMAIEDSLSGVRSAVAAGIGQIIGYVGGTHISENERRSRADALQSAGAHQVIERMHDLIGILSATPV